ttattttccttttttttttttttttcacgtgccatgtatattatatttctaggaaaaaggaatcccaggattttccctcctgcctggattcttccttcttcatggtgcatgatgccagaagaatttttccatgcagtgaaaccaaactgagggaatggaaatattctgccacttttctagatctttcagttatacaagtctagggctggtcatgccacacttgtttaacttgcccgtgaggttcacagcagttttcccggctctgtggtcatcaataatttcaaatttgccaatgtgctcatgcttcgtcatcacagtgaggaaacgggacgatgactttggtgcatggcctcctaagaacctggccttcgccccccctttcagcagtgttaatgttcttgagggcatctgtgggacatttgttcacactgttactgcggcacggaaagatggcagaaaaaccttttttcccttttattaatatttggtcttgttctccttccctttctcataactgAATGCGTATTTCCCCTGTCATTTGAAAACTGAatactgttctccagctgttttccccagacgagatcttgtgtatcaagaatccttatttcaaggttattatacacaatcttaaagatttatgactgtcctcttattttacacatgcatacacacgaagcactaaatacggactttatctgaatggctaaatgttggccaacacagaagtcagttgtagtgggaacttctaggaaaaagatatagtctgaagtttttgttctttaaaaaaagccttcatggggcgcctgggtggctcagtgtgttaagccgctgccttcggctcaggtcatgatctcagggtcctgggatcgagtcccacgtcgggctctctgctcagtggggagtctgtttcctcctctctctctctctttgcctacttgtgatctctctgtcaaataaataggtaaaatctttaaaaaaaaaaaaagccttcatggggcgcctgggtggctcagtgggctaaagcctcttgccttcagcccaggtcatgatcccagggtcctgggatcaagccccgcatcggattctctgatcagtggggagcctgcttccccctctctctgcctgcctctctgcctacttgtgatctctgtctttcaaataaataaaatcttaaaaaaaaacgccttcatattttattaaaaattttaggtgtccgaattcaaaaggttaacaatatagtacaataataataataataataataaatcatctaataataataataatttctcctgcatagtcactgctgcacactagaaaaatgagatgtttcttttcttttcttttttaaagattttatttattttatttatttgacagacagagatcacaagtaggcagagaggcaggcagagagagaaggagggaagtgggctccctgctgagcaaagagcccgacgtggggctcgatcccagccaaaggcagaagcttaacccacccagtcgccccgagatgtttattttcatttgggattatggaggggcaaggtgtttttggctctcctgctgaaggagggactcagtcagtattgtctccacctttttccctaatagtagctctggaagatgaagacgtccctccatctcccagacatgagggtttgaccaggacatgggatggtataagctcattgacatagtctcatgaactaagccctggtttattggtcacagtcgttctccaagtattttcacgaataaacttcaggtgtttcccttactctaatttttctttctgagatttctgactgcaatcaCTACTTCCTGCAGTCAAtcgaggagaaacgaggcatgtggcagcgcaacagtgtgtttttctttcaagatgacagaatcactcttgatttctgtacgcatctcggattttcatatacgaacatggattttggtgtctaccctgaggagataatacatatggtgtgagctacacttgtattctcatgacacgtcacctgggttacccagaactttctgggcccggcagaaaggcagaaacctgggtgaattcctcattgttccagcaggctgtcagccctcaaaggccttctggatgtgtttgtgcatcgcagtgtctgctgtgtaagatatagaaagagcacagtagttcagggggaaaatatttaggaacacattttccaggaggaaccaggattccgtttgggtgactcttgaccatttttcatcttctgacgactgaaagtggtagttaatctacagtcatggttttaacatgcattttgaatgtaatgttagtttccatcaacataaaactataagaactgtcttcctaaagggcattcatgtaaggcccattattttccagcttgattaatgaaaacaaaatttttctgtaatgctttcttcctactctgtattagttttcaggactggattgaaagtgatttattgtggatagggttatacctgctcgtggaatttttttctgttcctgggtttttaaaggtggcagagttgactttctgattttaattcatcttcactagatgaagaattcacaaataggactttttcttgaaataaccatagcctgggggcgcttgggtggctcaggtcctgggattgagtcccacatcggactccctgctcagtggggagcctgcttcactctttgcctccccctctgcttatgctttctctaataagtaaataaataaataaccttaaaaaaaagaagttgtatttgactggaccttcatgtggagtgacagatcaacagaaagacaaagggatatgagtcaggaagcaatgaaggaaaacacagaggcgcacagtatagacagatgttccttggcttatgacggcctcggcttctaataaacccattgttcagctggaaatctctttagttgaaaatgcatggaaaacacctaagcgactgaacatcagagcttagccccgccaAACTTAAATGTCTTGAGAACACTTACAGTAttgcacagttgggcaaaattctctaacacaaagcctatttcacaataaagtgtctggtatctcatgtaacttacttaACACTGCACTGAAAGCTagaacaggacggttcaagtgtgttggttgctgaccctcgtgatcacgtggtttgcctgggggctgtgcttgctgcccctgcccagcattacaaaagaggaccctactgtagatcgccagcctgggaaaagatccaaactaaatgcatatcacttctacactattataaaaagtcaaaaaaccataaactgaaccaaggtgaagtcagggatcttctgtaccaggtgtgttagggaaggtcaagcactcctgtctggccaggaaccatagtggtatgggggaaagttccacagtaaaaagttctacagcggagaaccactaggactcaagcaccaacggtcacaggttgcgccaggaagactggatgctctTCTGTGGGTgatgagaagccacgagcgactcaggaaggctgcagagctctgggcaggtgggacagctgagggctgcaatgaagagggacaggtggagctaggataccaggtggggagaggccgctaccctcgaacaaaaggcgacaaaggtctggactgggatgacggagatggtggaaggtaatgggatattcatgaaacagaacgggaaagccatggaaatgagataagagagggagggaaaaccgaacatgactttaattgccatcagtataaaacgtgttgaattaaaatgaattggtatttctagaccgatgatgacatcacaataatggaaggaaaccaattatgattttgaacctggttaaggagaaagtatagacaagagaaaagcagaggctctggagtcacacaaatgtcaccgttgagattcgtccccactcttcattccattccctgtaaacccaggcaagcgacacctgcctcacagcactggtaacaaatagggaagagcacacgttcccacattcccgggtcagacaggacagccagggatcagcggcacatgaggaggtgacacttggtcactaaactgagctcaggtgcatacacagcattttacgtcaccttgagatggctcctcctgtgacctctcgaagaaggcggcagtggtgaggaacgaactccaggagcttattagcatacatgatcttcaggccgtccggatgagactcaacaatctgctctacaatcacctagcagaaggaagagcattttatttttatttatttatttgtttgtttgtttgtgtttttgtttgtttttaaagcacctaaaagagaagtatgaactatacactacagagaaaagaatcgagtaaaccttacaaatgcacttcgtccttcctcctccccactcagtatgctttctaaacaggaggtaagtgacaatggcatgaaaatctaggtcccaggatttgggaatactgctccaatcctgggggacacagaggctgagggacagagactggcctgaagctaaaacatcatacacactcatctgcttcccttctgagcttaaaagcgaaatactgtatctgcagacaacagctctgtaccatcttcaccctggccttatcctctaccgtctccagaacagggaaagggctgagatgaaagtgatggaagaaaacacatcttattttgctttagtattttattttattttttggtgaggctgagttgcaggaggtgaatgacaagcatacaaacttaaaatacaaacgtggccacagttcatttAATGACACGGAAACGTAAAGTACTTCcttaatttagcatattagattcagttcaatgaaaagggcgtaaattaaataactaaaatgttttcatttagtgacaaagaataatgtgatctttttcacccccacagagagagctatgaactataataggatacatacaaagaagtgacagatcatttacttttagtagtcttaatgaagctgagaagattactgaaattaatccttcaatttcacttctatcactgggatactgtctcattttaaaactggaagcctttcatcctgaagtcatggtgggtagctttatacttactggacagaaagaacactcacactggcaggtgactggaagaaagccctcaaacgctgagactggcttcatgacttctgtcagccttAACTAGATGAAACCGACGCTCTCTAAGTTGGAAGCTGCTGACTGCTGGCGgcctcacatggtgcagcccatactccggccgctcagaggcaggatacactgactccctgtatttaactgtatccttataggtcaagaacactgggtaaccaagttccggacttaaggtactaccccgctaactcgcccttcaaagccctttatctttgaatattccctccctcccacattcctagcctggcaaactcccccatggtcttcaagacttaggcCACATAAATTCTGCAaagacgcctcccctcacagactttccctgcacacagagctgtcttccagctcctccagtgggcacaggcgccttggtggggtcacgcttttcggcaacttcattaacatataacttatggaaatggaaattgacctgaaaaatgttctgatccgtaccttcttcctaggcaagtccctcacccctactaaattaagatgatccctgagttatggcatcactggaagagactagagcgcatgcctgattcctgccatgctgatgggcaccaagcgggaccaaccttttcttacaaccagaagagcaggaactaggagcatcttcaaggaagagccctgagctctctcgcacccagtcaagaaacgaagccagattagatgctctgtgtttgtggaatgaggtgcatgggggcacaaacctcatccatgtacggtttcaccagtacttgaccaacgaacgcctctgcatcccgtgtcttgtcaaatgtagcttaagtccggaggcagtgccgtatgatgtccacattggaagtctgaagcccttctagcaacaggcctcccagggactgctgcagcatggccgtaatgtgggctatacgctgcaagaacagagagaccaggaaagaaggtccaggcacaacagtttctaaaagctccaatatatgtgtataatttatatacatatgtgttatatatataaatcgagcctctaattctaccagaatatatgtaagattaaaatcccaacatttcctagagaaaaacaatgaatctcttctccccatgattgctttctttctttctttttttttttaaaggtttttatttatttatttgtcgagagagagcacaagcacacaagtaggcacaggcagaaagagaagcaggcttcctgccaagcaaggagcccaaggtgggactcaatcccaggaccctgggatcatgacctaagccagaggcagtggcttaactgactgagccactgaggcgtcccctccctatgatttctttgaaagtaagtcggcttcatcaaagtgaagttcaGATAATTACTGaacgacaaaaagttatttgcctcttaagctacggagtaaatctgacaaacgtgcatttaatcccagtcaagggctttggataaatgaactctgactacatcatatgatgtgtcaagttacatgaaattcagaattaattttacttgcatagtttggagactatgcttgtgtctttacacaaaatctatctagtgtgacataatgaaagcagggtcccaagcaggagacactgaaaaaaaaaaaaaattcaaagctagcttcaaaatcctgtagagTAGCAACTATCAGGGACAATGCTAGGTCAaaccaaaatcatccaggaaattcgcaaacagcaaattgaaaatcgaaaccaacacttgctggtcttactttgtcccgaagaggcatgcctttgctctgaacagcatgaaactgtaactggttaaattctgtggcaattctctccaaaatctgtctagtccagagagggctagtagagacaattagagaaatgtaattcccaaagttaaaacctgccacccccaccgccccccatgccttacagagctcaggcacctgcacctgcatgCCATCAATTTTCATGACAAactgtctgtgcagcaggccccagtgcaaggggtgaggagcagggaggtcatagaagccaccgacgcagcctggcctgggccacagggcccaggcaaggggatggagctattttaggtcagtgtgggtacaactgcatgtttccaccacgttcctcgggctctcccattcgtgcccttcttctcccattctctaaccccctcctctctcttgccctgtcctaccgttcatacccgaagccccctcttcttctccgcctgcctcattctccctcccaagtacctccccagtaccaactaccgctgtctcctcaatcagctaaaactgaccgcctagcagcaacctgggaaatcgctcagagcagcggactccaagtttaaatttacccaacggcagaaagagTAAGCTCGGTGCtccgggagctggtgagaaatcactcacagtgcatctgccatcaagtggactggatacacttccctcttgccccccacattagaaagtgtcaaccccattcaaaaggaagtcgaacagtgaaagaaaaaaaaaacacaacaaaggccccaaagcccctgctgggctctatgaggcatcccacatctgaggatgggcagtcaggtagtgaggaaacacactgtaaggaaacccaaaatctctggagacctgccacggtgtgccccgtcccagagcatcagaactggtgtggagggaaggcaagtGCTTGGCACTAACAGTGCcgaagcctaatcccaacctctactgactgatcccatgcACATTTCCTATTTATCCCTTTCTCGGCatttctgggcctggcagagcatgatggatttaccaTGCGCTGACGCtactctggctttcctgactctagagctcagagctgctcttcgggagaaaaaagtcctccaaggtaattctgagcaagaaagcgcacaatgtctgtttatcaaggacagtgctgcaaagggacaggattgtagacacagagctcactgaggtgtttctatccgaggagcacagcagcaacagcaaagacaggaagaacactggagggccagcgccccaggggccgaacgtggacatggctggaggggctgcaggcgcTGCCAAGGGCCGCAGCGAAGCAGAGCCGCTGGAGACACACGGGCTGCAGAAGGGCCGCATGCAGactgtctgctaagtgtggacgaaCCTGGGCAGAAGCACGAGTACAACGGGCTAGAGACACAAGCACAGTGGAGGCTGACCActtagttgaatgccttgatgtgaaagggggcagagacctaggaccagagaatcacttcctttgggatgtgtccaTTCTTAACCTCCAtcatgagacatgtggagcatatggtctctcaagttccttccaaatctaaaaccttaattcctaaaatttagaaacctaactccACCTGCAAGGGGAGGGACTGTTAGTGTCACACAACAGAGCACTCAGGGCACCAGGCGACCTTGACGCAGGCATCCCAGCTGGAATGTGTAGGACCAGCCCCAGCTACTCCCACTGCACCACTGTGAGTCTCACGGTGCTGACAGGacctaactactcattttctgagtcactcatctaccctggctgattgaaaattcacaccaggaagggaacaagacaatcacagtataacaaagagagccatcatctttttcctatttcataagttttttctttcctgtttgtaaatttcaactggatatgtcctatactgtttcataataataaaatgctggtgcaaaatacatcaatggtaatactctgggcatgtctagggaaaaaaatgagatggagaaaaaccaagatgaatggtaggtataccttaaagatcaacaggactttgctagtcctcagggaaggtgattccaaatatacttttccactgcaagcataatgacatgttggaactgtggtctataaccaaagggtttataggaacgtgttatagatttcaccatttcatgctctccactctcctggagctacattctagccacaaacctggattttcttcttgttcagaaatgaattctaactaTGCCGTCCACGCCTAATTAGACTGgatgtgaagtattaatttatgtgctacttagttaaaaaaaaatgcttacctgcttccttctagtgcagaggtttctttagaactttgtgaatttaagattttttcaatcttttcaactgatcaaataacttgtataagcctcaacacacacatctataaaaataaaaattaagcaaacaaaaaacatcaccatctttactcttaatcatctttatttcccatgctaaatgcaggaaaataaagaccaaaagttaacttcaaatatatagggcatgctatattttgaatatttctatgaaacacagaattctcaagaatGCCAATCTTAGTTCTAGataagcatacttccatattctattgcaagtttatagaggaaaaaaaaacccctagactttgctttctcatattctatactcttatttcttcttttccccatcctgaatctttctatgggcatttctttactatttttttaaaaagatttgtttatttgagagagagagagactgcatgtgcgcgtgcaggggaggggcagagggagagagagaatctcgagccaacatcctgctgagcacagagctcaatgcggggctcaatctcatgatcctgagatcatgacctgagccaaaatcaagagtcagacgtttaaccaactgagccaccaggcgcccctccatttgttttcttatggccctttattcatgttttaactttggccctctcagtttacatgtgcatatacctatatgcccaagcaccaaatcattaaagaccttttatactacaaatattatcaaagaggttgagggacattatgaaaactctcatccttaaagaacaaaaaaatacaaagtcatccattcaataaataataataataatgaacacccctgggagctcgacattcattccgacaggggtggggggcacgagaaaataaagcaagaaatacaccctgctctcacaaagcttactgttttgtctggaagTGCACGACAAGCATTCTTTGGACaaaagctgtgaggagatccagaggcgaattaaacagaaggtccctcaaacaggcttctccccactgagattttaagaaatatgcgaataatacacatagaaaacattgtacagagcagcaggcgagagtcagaagcccagactcccaatgccCACTGTGCCCCTACATCGTTATGATCATGAATGATATCGGGGACACTTGGAACTGGAGATAGCACTAAGGGGCGCACTCCCGGGGTGAGCCCTCAGATGTACAGAGCCgttgcctgtctcacacacctgaaactaagccaacaccgcatgctaactactgggaatcaaaaaaattaaagtgaacaccagaacataaagaacacaggatcagaaaataacaacaaacctacggcagaatcctgagtttgctttggaaagcccacttctcccctagtctctaatataggcctattttctttacagggccgctgacaatttatacagtcgttaactgtcaagcgctgcaccgacaacagttatcactgtttctttttctggaaaaagTAGGTGATCTTGAGATCGTGTTGGTACCTCTGAAATTCTGTCTTCTTATTTCAGGTAGATAACGTGACATAATACATAAAATGCACAtgcgtgagagctttgaaaaaaagctaaattagaaaaaaagaaaaaaagctgaatagtgctgacaagttcgcggagacaagaggagagggcttcaactggcatgcagcataagaaatctactggagggtacctttttcttccttatgtcctcttgtttacacattcgtttatctactgcccgaattccttcactgactggtgacctgagactctttaaaagaataataaagaaaacgtattacagacattgttttgtcacattatcaagttcctacatctcattcaattccacagaacttaatacctgtgcaccagtactatgcagatattgacaaaaaaaaaaaaataccatgatataccagacacagttactgttgaggggacttatgatctgggggcataatgacacgaaggcagggttgcatggccagaagaagaatgacacatatacagtgaaagttatggggatgagggggcttagaatggagaacagataatatgaagcaaagtacaggagagtctGGAAATGTGATGGGGCTCAAATCggactctgaaagccatgtgtacacagctgccgaggtgtggaggggatggggagcagatgtaagtgcacacacactcaggggcagggtcagacaggcacacagccatgtgcactgcaggcttccttctggagagaagcagaaataggaatggagggccaacttcactgagatgaggtctttagattctgcatattttggagaacgaaagaatgtcaaagcactgatgcatgatgatgaaatgtgggtatggaaataccaggaatcaagaatgaagaacagaagaccagaaaaaggcagagcacagaggtagagaaacatgtccagaagctaatgaataaagagataattaggaattagggccaaaacaaaggttaacagaaacaactagaatgaagtaggcatatcacaaaaattccacaggaaggtgaattaattcactccatcaacattatgaaacacctcctggaTGTCAGTATTGTGGCAGTCCACAGGGATGCAATGAAGACAGATATAGTCGTATCCCTCAGTGGTCTTagaatctcacagaacagcttcagagttgggaccagaaaggcaggtcaggcctgtggctgagcaggaccaaagtggccataaaga
This region of Mustela lutreola isolate mMusLut2 chromosome 15, mMusLut2.pri, whole genome shotgun sequence genomic DNA includes:
- the LOC131815919 gene encoding conserved oligomeric Golgi complex subunit 2-like isoform X1; this encodes MVELINKDYADFVNLSTNLSLRSPVSEGIRAVDKRMCKQEDIRKKKVIVEQIVESHPDGLKIMYANKLLEFVPHHCRLLREVTGGAISRKKRLGHRQYRLKDNRLKTEWRTQLSASQGETFEESNPTATLILDFQRPEP
- the LOC131815919 gene encoding conserved oligomeric Golgi complex subunit 2-like isoform X2, encoding MVELINKDYADFVNLSTNLSLRSPVSEGIRAVDKRMCKQEDIRKKKVIVEQIVESHPDGLKIMYANKLLEFVPHHCRLLREVTGGAISRKTLLRYALPVRVTVSSATWTRFGNVLHINVSKCLLY
- the LOC131815919 gene encoding conserved oligomeric Golgi complex subunit 2-like isoform X3 — translated: MVELINKDYADFVNLSTNLSLRSPVSEGIRAVDKRMCKQEDIRKKKVIVEQIVESHPDGLKIMYANKLLEFVPHHCRLLREVTGGAISSPQLSHLPRALQPS